The Tautonia plasticadhaerens nucleotide sequence GGACGACCGCCACCTCGTCGTCCTCGGGGAGGTAGTCGACGACCACGTTGAAGAGGAAGCGGTCGAGCTGGGCCTCGGGCAGCGGGTAGGTCCCCTCCATCTCGATCGGGTTCTGGGTGGCCAGCACGAAGAAGGGCTCCTCCAGCGGGTAGCGCTCGCCGGCCGCCGTCACCTGGTGCTCCTGCATCGCTTCGAGCAGGGCGGCCTGGGTCTTGGGGGGGGTGCGGTTGATCTCGTCGGCGAGGATGACGTTGGCGAAGATCGGCCCGCGGACGAACTGCATCCGGCGGCGGCCGTCGCCGGTCTCCTCCAGGATCTCGGTGCCGGTGATGTCGGCCGGCATCAGGTCGGGGGTGAACTGGATGCGCCGGAACTTCAGGTGGAAGACCTGGGCGATGGTCCGCACGAGCAGCGTCTTGGCCAGGCCCGGCGCCCCGGTGATGAGGCAGTGACCGCCGCAGAAGAGGCCGATCAGCAGTTGATGGGTCGCCTCCCGCTGGCCGACGATGACCTTGCCCAGCTCGCGCTCGATCCGCCCCCGGCTCTCGTGGATCGCCTCGACGGCCCTGCGCTCGTCCTCGAATGCTGCGGTTTCGACGTCTGCCGACACGGTCGCTCCTTTCGAGCCCGGCGGGCCTCCCGAGGGCGCCGCTCAGTGCGTCATGGCGTAGGTCACGATGTTGATGCCCATCGGGTACGAGAGCTTCTCGGAGAATTCCCGGAAGTAGTCCGCGTCCTCCCCCTCGCGCTCCCAGCCGTCGCCGAGGTCGGTGTTGTGGCAGATGATGACCATCATCCGCCCCTGCTCGTCGAAGAGCCCCTTGTAGTGGGGCGTCTGGGTGTCGTAGCCGCGCTCCCAGGTGACGTTCGAGCCCCGCCGCCAGCCGTGGATGCTCGGCACCTGCGGCTTCTCCTCCAGGCGGTAGACGATCCGGAAGATCGGGTGGTCGACGTCCAGTTCCTGCGGCTCGAACTCGGGGAAGACCCGCTTGATCTGCTGGTAGAAGTTCTGATATTCGTAATCGCCCCAGAAATCGTCGACCATCAGGAAGCCGCCGTTGAGCAGGTAGCGGCGGAGCGACTGCACCTCGGCCTCCGAGAACATCAGCGCCCCCGGCTCGATCATGTAGAGGAAGGGGTGGTCGAACAGCTCCTCGTCGGTCAGGCGGAGGATGATCGGGTCGGGGCTGACCTTCAACGAGGTCAGTTGCTGGAGCCGGTACGGGAAGTTCAGGTCGCTGTCCGGCCAGTCGGTCGCCCAGCCGCCCCCCCATCGGCCCCGGCCGCCGTAGGAGTCGTACTGGACCCGGACGAAGGTGAAGGTGTCCTCCTTGAAATGCTCGTCGACCTCCCAGTCGGGCACCCCGGCACGGTCGTCGGGCATGACGCCGGGGTAGTAGCCCCGCCCCCCGTACCCCCGCCCCCCGTACCGCTGGGCCAGCGCGGTCCCGCCGGCGACCGCGAGCAGGGCGACCAGCGCGATCACCGTCCGGCGTCTCGACCTCATCGCGGGACCTCCCTCCGCCCTCCCGGGCGTTCGGTTCAGCGCGGTATGGCGGGCTCCCCCTCGACCAGCTCCAGCAGCAGCCGGTGCGCCTCCCGGAACCTCGGCGCCTCTTCCAGGGCCTTGAGCACCTCGCGACGGGCCTCGTCCGCCCGCCCTTCCTGCTGGAGCAGCCCGGCGAGCCGGAAGTGGATCTCCGCCGGGTCGGTCGGGTCCAGGGTCGCCAGCGCCTGATAGGCGTCGATCGCGTCGCCGGTCTCCCCCAGCCGCTCGGCCGCCCGGGCGAGGCCCCGGTGCGGGGCGGGGATCAGCGGGTTGACGGCGAGCATCGCCCGGCAGTGGTCGGCGAGGCTCGGCCAGTCTTCCTCCTCCTCGTCCAGCTCGATCAGCCGGAGCAGGGCCGACCCGGCCCCGGCGTCCCGGGAGACGAGCGACTGCAACGCCTCCCGCTCGGCCTCGGGGTCGTCCCGCTCGCGGAAGACGGCGGCCAGCAGCGCATCGGCGCTCTCCGGCCCGACGCCGTCGGGGTCGAGTCCCTTGAGCGTCGTCAGCGCCTCCTCGGCCCGCTCCCAACGTTCCTCGTCCACGAGCCGGAGCCCCAGCCTGCGCCACCCGGGGATGCTCCCCGGGTGCCCTTCCAGCCAGGCCTCCAGCGCCTCGACGTCGGCATCGGGCGGCAACTCGGGCACCTCCCAGGACGCCCCCGGGGCGGCGGCCTCGGCCTTCGATCGCGCTAAGTCGAGGAATTGCTCGTCCAGCTCCTCGAGCGATTTCCCGAAACGGTCCGGCAGTGCGTCATTGATGGGCACGCCTGCCCCCAGATCGTCCAGCAATCCCCGGATCGCCTCCAGCCCCTCCAGCCCGACCAGGAACTCGACGGCCAGGGCCGACTCGAAGTAGGCGAACTGCACGTCGAGCGGCGATTCGGGGGCGAGGAAGGCGCCGCTCAGGCCGCTCAGCGGCGTCAGGTCGTCGGCGAGGAGCTTCTCCCGGGAGTGCGGGTCGATCCGGGTGGCCCAACTCGGGTCCTCGCGCCCTTCCTCGAACACGGAGATCCCCTCGCTCAGCCAGCGGGGCATCTTGTTCTTCGACCGGGCGAGCGTGAC carries:
- a CDS encoding AAA family ATPase, which encodes MSADVETAAFEDERRAVEAIHESRGRIERELGKVIVGQREATHQLLIGLFCGGHCLITGAPGLAKTLLVRTIAQVFHLKFRRIQFTPDLMPADITGTEILEETGDGRRRMQFVRGPIFANVILADEINRTPPKTQAALLEAMQEHQVTAAGERYPLEEPFFVLATQNPIEMEGTYPLPEAQLDRFLFNVVVDYLPEDDEVAVVQQTTSRKTEPIEPIFDGPDVLRFHEVVRKVPCAEDVVRFAVKLSAASRPGEGAPGFVNDWVSWGSGLRAAQSLVLGAKARALLAGRYHVTPEDVRALAKPALRHRILLGYRAEADGVTVDAVIDRLLEHVKGPKS
- a CDS encoding DUF4159 domain-containing protein — translated: MRSRRRTVIALVALLAVAGGTALAQRYGGRGYGGRGYYPGVMPDDRAGVPDWEVDEHFKEDTFTFVRVQYDSYGGRGRWGGGWATDWPDSDLNFPYRLQQLTSLKVSPDPIILRLTDEELFDHPFLYMIEPGALMFSEAEVQSLRRYLLNGGFLMVDDFWGDYEYQNFYQQIKRVFPEFEPQELDVDHPIFRIVYRLEEKPQVPSIHGWRRGSNVTWERGYDTQTPHYKGLFDEQGRMMVIICHNTDLGDGWEREGEDADYFREFSEKLSYPMGINIVTYAMTH